The stretch of DNA ACCAGTTACCGGTAGTGCTACTGGTTGAGAATCCTCTCCTTCCGTAACAACACTAGGAGTTAAAGAGAGCGGTCTTCCAAATACTTCTTTGTACCAAACGTTAACTTTAGCAAAAGGAAATTGATCGGTTAATGCAGAAGCTGCCCAAGCTTTTGGTTTGTTTAAAACAGGCGATTCTGATTCCCAAATAATTGCTGCCCCAAGAAAAAGCATAAGTGATAATATTGCCTTTACCGCGTATTTTGTAACAGGAGACGAACTGCTTTTTTTACTTTGATTTGCACTGGTAGGGAAAGTAGGATAATATCCATGCGATTCTTCCGTGTCTGGAAGAACATGTGACCTAAGATAGTCTTTCCCTTTAGATTGGTCTTGCTTTATTCCCCTTGCTTTTTTCCGCTGTTCAATTGATTTT from Oceanobacillus iheyensis HTE831 encodes:
- a CDS encoding M23 family metallopeptidase codes for the protein MDKDIQKIRKSIEQRKKARGIKQDQSKGKDYLRSHVLPDTEESHGYYPTFPTSANQSKKSSSSPVTKYAVKAILSLMLFLGAAIIWESESPVLNKPKAWAASALTDQFPFAKVNVWYKEVFGRPLSLTPSVVTEGEDSQPVALPVTGNISESFEANGIGIKIDPGQSTNVTAINEGVIVFAGNDTSTEKTVKIQHSDGSISQYGNLSSVDVHLYQFIQANELVGTFTPTNEEQSVFFSIEKDNHYVDPAQVIQVDDNN